The sequence CGCGCGCATGCGGTAGCGGTCGCCGTAAATCATGCCGTGGTAGCAGAACGCGCACTTCCCCCAGTAGCAGCCGCGCGTCGTCAGCAGCGGCAGGACAATCTCGGGGGACAGGTACTCATCCAGCGGCAGCCCCCCGAAATCCGGCGTGGGGACCTCGCTCATCGGCAGTGAGTCCCCCAGCGGCGTCAGCACCAGGTTCTCACCCTCCATGAAGGCGAAGTTGGGCGGGCGGTCTCCCCGTGGGTCTTCCACGGACAGAAAGCGGTCCAACGGGCGCTCGCCCTCGTACCGGCAGATGAAGTCGAAGCACCTGCCGAACAGCTGGGTGACCCACGTGCTTTCCTTCTCCACCAGACGGGAGAACACGCTGCCCCCCACCAGCACCGGGACGTCCGGATGACGCTGCTTCAGCACACGGCAGAGCGTGAGTCCCGCGACAATCTGCTCGGTGCCGATGATGGACACGCCGAAGTAGCGAGGCAGCTGCTTGACGCCCGCGACCTGCTCCTCGAAGAACGCGATGAAGGGGTTGGCGTTGCGGTTGTCGATGAAGGCGAGCAGTGACGGAATGGAGCCCAGGACGTCGCCGTCCTGGAGTGACGTCGTCCCCACCTCGATGACGGGCTCCGCCGCGGAGAACGCCGCGAGCAGCGCCTTGAGCGCGTCCACGCTGTCCTTGAAGCGCTCCACCGTGCCGTAGGTATCGCCGGTGCGCAGCCCCTCCACCTGGACGATGAGCTGCTCATACTCCTCCAGCGTCGCCAGCGCCTGCAGGCACCGGGCGCGGTAGAGGCGGTGCTCATCCGTCAGCGCCGCGATGAAGCGCTCCAGCCGCGCCCGCGCCAGGGGCAGTCGCGCCCGGCTGATGAACCAGCGGTAGAAGACGACGTTCCAGTCGTCCTGGTGGACGCGGTGGCCCTTCTGCTCCAGGTAGGCCTTGAGCGACGGGGTGCTCAGGAAGGGCTGGAGCGGAGACCACTGCGGAGGGAAGACGAGATGAAGGTCCGGTCGCGAGCTGTCGCGGGCCTCCTGGGGGGTGTCACCGGGCCGCTGCGTCAAGGGCGTTTCCATGGGCCAGAACCTCCATGTGCTGGGCTGAACCGACAAGGCTGTGCGTCATCGCGCGCCGGGAGCGCTCCCATGAATTGAATGCCCCCGAAGAAGCGCTGCCTCCCAACAGGAAGGCAGCGCTGACAACAGACTTCGATGGAGCTATGCGAGGCCCAGGTCCGCGACGAGCGACTGGAGCATCACCGGCTTGCCGCTGGCCATGGTGCCAGGCTTCACGACCTGTTGCTGTTGCTGTTGCTGCTGCTGCTGGACCTCGGTCGTCGGGAAGCTGACGTTGCTGACGCCAATGGTGTCATTCACCACGGGCTTCAGGGTCGCGGCGTTGCTGGCGAAGGCTCCGAAGAGCACCGTCAGGGCAGCCGGTGAGGCGAGTGCGCGAATCGTACGACGAGAACCCTTCTTCGAGTCGTCCATGCGTACCTCCGGGGGTGTTGTTTTTGTCTGCGACCCGTTCAGGTCTTCACGCATCACCTGTCCGGGCGTCTTGATTGTCCATGACCCTCTCACGACATATCAAGACGCGCCCCGACAAAAACAAACACCCCACCGCCACCATGACTGAATGACTTTATCAGACACCCGAAACGGCGAGCGCGGGCCTCCGGCGCACCGGGGCCTCGCGACGAATTGGAGGCGGGCAGCGCCTGGGACTCAAGGCGTCGGAGGCGGAGGCGGCGGGGGCGGCTCCGGCGTGGGAGGCAGGGCCAGCCCCGGGAACTC is a genomic window of Myxococcus virescens containing:
- a CDS encoding B12-binding domain-containing radical SAM protein, with protein sequence METPLTQRPGDTPQEARDSSRPDLHLVFPPQWSPLQPFLSTPSLKAYLEQKGHRVHQDDWNVVFYRWFISRARLPLARARLERFIAALTDEHRLYRARCLQALATLEEYEQLIVQVEGLRTGDTYGTVERFKDSVDALKALLAAFSAAEPVIEVGTTSLQDGDVLGSIPSLLAFIDNRNANPFIAFFEEQVAGVKQLPRYFGVSIIGTEQIVAGLTLCRVLKQRHPDVPVLVGGSVFSRLVEKESTWVTQLFGRCFDFICRYEGERPLDRFLSVEDPRGDRPPNFAFMEGENLVLTPLGDSLPMSEVPTPDFGGLPLDEYLSPEIVLPLLTTRGCYWGKCAFCYHGMIYGDRYRMRAPEMIAKDLEVLNARHGVRHFAFNDEALPPKLFRMLPPAVPKGRYFFTALYKFEKYFTREDFQNMHDIGFRSLYIGLETASERVQRHMRKNNTQKVMVDNLQFAHDAGIWSHTFNFFGFPTETEAEAEETVQFLLGHSDILHSEGTGTFVFEHNAPIHLSPEQFGVKTFKPRTDTVLDLFYEYEPATGLDAAGAQAMLERYNRLKRERKVYQHGHWVDREHLLLLLSRYGRDALKKAFAEVEDSDRGYSAAELLRGYEFDTPEGKRHFVVNRRLRRVCITNEDAVRIVGWLQFGAKVEDLLTAYPALSAALDPVPEDVEELTALREAS